In Streptomyces seoulensis, the following are encoded in one genomic region:
- a CDS encoding site-2 protease family protein has protein sequence MTTALSRAGDRRISPVFAGIVAIAAVTGWATWTGFAAQPGLAVFLFVTAAWIVSLCLHEYAHARTALHSGDISIGAKGYLTLNPLKYTHALLSVVLPVLFVIMGGIGLPGGAVFIERGRIRGRWRHSLISAAGPLTNVLFAAVCTAPFWLHALDGVPRDFRYALAFLALLQVTAAILNFLPVPGLDGYGVIEPWLSNGIKRQVEPIAPFGLLIVFALLWVPSVNRAFFDVIYTLLSALGVDGAFSDCGYYLYRFWTETPQVCSVIP, from the coding sequence ATGACCACCGCCCTCTCGCGTGCCGGCGACCGCCGGATCAGTCCCGTGTTCGCCGGAATCGTGGCCATCGCGGCGGTGACGGGCTGGGCGACCTGGACGGGGTTCGCGGCGCAGCCGGGGCTCGCGGTGTTCCTGTTCGTGACGGCCGCGTGGATCGTCTCGCTGTGTCTGCACGAGTACGCGCACGCCCGTACCGCCCTGCACAGCGGGGACATCTCGATCGGCGCCAAGGGCTATCTGACGCTGAACCCGCTGAAGTACACGCACGCCCTGCTGAGCGTGGTGCTGCCGGTGCTGTTCGTGATCATGGGCGGGATCGGCCTGCCGGGCGGCGCGGTCTTCATCGAGCGGGGCCGGATCAGGGGCCGGTGGCGGCACAGCCTGATCTCGGCGGCCGGTCCGCTGACCAACGTGCTGTTCGCGGCGGTGTGCACGGCGCCGTTCTGGCTGCACGCGCTGGACGGCGTCCCGCGCGACTTCCGGTACGCGCTGGCGTTCCTGGCGCTGCTCCAGGTCACGGCGGCGATCCTGAACTTCCTGCCGGTGCCGGGCCTGGACGGCTACGGCGTGATCGAGCCGTGGCTGTCGAACGGGATCAAGCGGCAGGTGGAGCCGATCGCGCCGTTCGGCCTGCTGATCGTGTTCGCGCTGCTGTGGGTGCCCTCGGTCAACCGGGCGTTCTTCGACGTGATCTACACCCTGCTGAGCGCGCTGGGCGTGGACGGCGCCTTCTCGGACTGCGGCTACTACCTGTACCGCTTCTGGACCGAGACCCCGCAGGTGTGCTCGGTCATCCCGTAG
- a CDS encoding PhzF family phenazine biosynthesis protein, which produces MTDYDVLRVFCGPSGGYGNELGVVREGSLLPGRDDRQALAAKLGFSETVFVDDPERGVIDIYTPASRLAFAGHPCVGTAWLLDVPELVTPAGEVGTRLDGEFTWIEARAEWAPPRTLRQYASAAEVDALQVPPPGEWIYAWAWEDEAAGRVRARAFPGRGDGIDEDEATGAAALLLTDRLGRALNITQGRGSQLLTAPQPYGWVEVGGRVVLER; this is translated from the coding sequence GTGACTGACTACGACGTGCTCCGGGTCTTCTGCGGCCCCTCGGGCGGCTATGGAAACGAACTGGGCGTCGTCCGCGAGGGCTCGCTGCTGCCCGGCCGGGACGACCGGCAGGCGCTCGCCGCCAAACTCGGCTTCAGCGAGACCGTGTTCGTGGACGATCCCGAGCGCGGAGTGATCGACATCTACACCCCCGCCTCCCGGCTGGCCTTCGCGGGCCACCCCTGCGTCGGCACCGCCTGGCTGCTCGACGTGCCCGAACTGGTCACGCCCGCCGGGGAGGTCGGCACCCGGCTGGACGGCGAGTTCACCTGGATCGAGGCCCGCGCGGAGTGGGCCCCGCCGCGCACCCTGCGCCAGTACGCGAGCGCCGCCGAGGTGGACGCCCTTCAGGTGCCGCCGCCCGGCGAGTGGATCTACGCCTGGGCCTGGGAGGACGAGGCGGCGGGCCGCGTGCGCGCCCGCGCCTTCCCCGGCCGGGGCGACGGCATCGACGAGGACGAGGCGACCGGCGCGGCAGCACTGCTGCTCACCGACCGCCTCGGCCGTGCCCTCAACATCACCCAGGGCCGAGGCTCCCAGCTCCTCACCGCCCCCCAGCCGTACGGCTGGGTGGAGGTCGGCGGCCGGGTCGTACTGGAGCGCTGA
- a CDS encoding ATP-binding cassette domain-containing protein, producing MTRIDENPGGGRSAVSVRGMVKHYGETKALDGVDLEVREGTVMGVLGPNGAGKTTLVRILSTLITPDAGEALVAGYDVVRQPRQLRRVIGLTGQYASVDEKLPGWENLYMIGRLLDLSRKDARRRADELLERFSLTEAAKRPASTYSGGMRRRLDLAASMIGRPQVLFLDEPTTGLDPRTRNEVWDEVKAMVGEGVTVLLTTQYMEEAEQLASELTVVDRGKVIAGGRIEELKAKVGGRTLRVRPIDPLQLEPLATTLDELGITGLATTTVDRQTGTLLVPILSDEQLTAVVGAVTARGITISSIVTELPSLDEVFLSLTGHRASAPQDATPADSREEVAV from the coding sequence ATGACGCGAATCGATGAGAACCCCGGCGGCGGCCGTTCCGCCGTGTCCGTGCGGGGGATGGTCAAGCACTACGGCGAGACCAAGGCGCTGGACGGGGTGGACCTGGAGGTCCGGGAGGGGACCGTGATGGGGGTGCTGGGGCCGAACGGCGCCGGCAAGACCACCCTGGTGCGGATTCTGTCGACCCTGATCACCCCGGACGCCGGCGAGGCGCTCGTGGCCGGGTACGACGTGGTGCGGCAGCCCCGGCAGCTGCGCCGGGTGATCGGGCTGACCGGGCAGTACGCCTCGGTGGACGAGAAGCTGCCCGGCTGGGAGAACCTGTACATGATCGGGCGGCTGCTGGACCTGTCCCGCAAGGACGCGCGCCGCCGCGCGGACGAGCTGCTGGAGCGTTTCTCCCTGACGGAGGCGGCCAAGCGCCCCGCCTCCACCTACTCCGGCGGCATGCGGCGGCGCCTGGACCTGGCCGCCTCCATGATCGGCCGCCCGCAGGTGCTGTTCCTGGACGAGCCCACCACCGGCCTCGACCCCCGCACCCGCAACGAGGTCTGGGACGAGGTGAAGGCGATGGTCGGCGAGGGCGTGACCGTGCTGCTCACCACCCAGTACATGGAGGAGGCCGAGCAGCTCGCCTCCGAGCTGACCGTGGTGGACCGGGGCAAGGTGATCGCGGGCGGCCGCATCGAGGAGCTGAAGGCGAAGGTCGGCGGCCGCACCCTGCGCGTACGCCCCATCGACCCGCTCCAGCTGGAGCCGCTCGCCACCACGCTGGACGAGCTGGGCATCACCGGCCTGGCCACCACCACCGTGGACCGCCAGACCGGCACCCTGCTGGTGCCGATCCTCAGCGACGAGCAGCTCACCGCAGTCGTCGGCGCGGTCACCGCGCGCGGCATCACCATTTCCTCCATCGTCACCGAACTCCCCAGCCTGGACGAGGTGTTCCTCTCGCTCACCGGCCACCGCGCCAGTGCCCCGCAGGACGCCACGCCCGCCGATTCCCGCGAAGAGGTCGCCGTATGA
- the npdG gene encoding NADPH-dependent F420 reductase, which translates to MTSSDSAQQTGTGAAKDPAKAPAKDPWDLPDVSGLTVGVIGGTGPQGKGLAHRLAKAGQKVIVGSRSAERAHAAAEELGHGVEGADNAETARRSDVVIVAVPWDGHADTLKSLREDLAGKLVVDCVNPLGFDKQGAYALTVEEGSAAQQAEALLPDSRVTAAFHHLSAVLLEDPEIDEIDTDVMVLGDKRADTDIVQALAGRIPGMRGVFAGRLRNAHQVEGLVANLISTNRRYKAHAGLRVTDV; encoded by the coding sequence ATGACCTCCAGCGACAGCGCACAGCAGACCGGTACCGGTGCTGCCAAGGACCCCGCGAAGGCCCCCGCCAAGGACCCCTGGGACCTGCCCGACGTCTCCGGGCTGACCGTCGGCGTGATCGGCGGCACCGGGCCGCAGGGCAAGGGCCTCGCCCACCGGCTCGCCAAGGCCGGCCAGAAGGTGATCGTCGGCTCCCGCTCCGCCGAGCGCGCGCACGCGGCCGCCGAGGAGCTGGGCCACGGCGTCGAGGGCGCCGACAACGCCGAGACCGCGCGCCGCAGTGACGTCGTGATCGTCGCCGTGCCGTGGGACGGCCACGCCGACACCCTGAAGTCGCTCCGCGAGGACCTCGCGGGCAAGCTCGTCGTGGACTGCGTCAACCCGCTCGGCTTCGACAAGCAGGGCGCCTACGCGCTCACCGTCGAGGAGGGCAGCGCCGCCCAGCAGGCCGAGGCGCTGCTCCCGGACTCCCGGGTCACCGCCGCCTTCCACCACCTCTCCGCCGTCCTCCTGGAGGACCCGGAGATCGACGAGATCGACACCGACGTGATGGTCCTCGGCGACAAGCGGGCCGACACCGACATCGTGCAGGCCCTGGCCGGGCGCATCCCCGGCATGCGCGGCGTCTTCGCCGGGCGGCTGCGCAACGCCCACCAGGTGGAGGGTCTGGTCGCCAACCTGATCTCCACCAACCGCCGCTACAAGGCGCACGCCGGGCTCCGCGTCACCGACGTCTGA
- the map gene encoding type I methionyl aminopeptidase: MSGQSLLVPGELSPTRPVPGNIRRPEYVGKPAPAPYTGPEVQTPETVEAMRTAGRIAARAMAEAAKIIAPGVTTDQLDKVAHDYMCDYGAYPSTLGYRGFPKSLCTSVNEVICHGIPDSTVLRDGDIVNLDVTAYIGGVHGDNNATYLVGEVDEESRLLVDRTREALNRAIKAVKPGRQINIIGRVIESYAKRFGYGVVRDFTGHGINSSFHSGLIVPHYDSPHATTVIQPGMTFTIEPMLTLGTHEYDMWDDGWTVVTKDRKRTAQFEHTLVVTDTGADILTLP, encoded by the coding sequence ATGTCTGGCCAGTCGCTGCTCGTACCAGGGGAGCTCTCCCCCACCCGCCCGGTGCCCGGGAACATCCGCCGCCCGGAGTACGTCGGAAAGCCCGCGCCCGCGCCGTACACCGGTCCGGAGGTGCAGACGCCCGAGACGGTCGAGGCGATGCGGACCGCCGGCCGGATCGCCGCGCGGGCCATGGCGGAGGCGGCGAAGATCATCGCCCCCGGTGTCACCACGGACCAGCTCGACAAGGTCGCGCACGACTACATGTGCGACTACGGCGCCTACCCGTCGACGCTGGGTTACCGGGGCTTCCCCAAGTCGCTGTGCACCTCGGTCAACGAGGTCATCTGCCACGGCATCCCGGACTCGACGGTGCTCCGGGACGGCGACATCGTCAACCTGGACGTCACCGCGTACATCGGCGGGGTGCACGGCGACAACAACGCCACGTATCTGGTAGGCGAGGTGGACGAGGAGTCGCGGCTGCTGGTGGATCGCACCCGCGAGGCGCTGAACCGGGCGATCAAGGCGGTCAAGCCCGGCCGGCAGATCAACATCATCGGCCGGGTCATCGAGTCCTACGCCAAGCGCTTCGGCTACGGCGTGGTGCGGGACTTCACCGGCCACGGCATCAACTCGTCGTTCCACTCCGGGCTGATCGTGCCGCACTACGACTCCCCGCACGCCACCACGGTCATCCAGCCCGGCATGACCTTCACCATCGAGCCGATGCTGACGCTGGGCACCCACGAGTACGACATGTGGGACGACGGCTGGACCGTGGTGACCAAGGACCGCAAGCGCACGGCCCAGTTCGAGCACACCCTCGTGGTGACGGACACCGGCGCGGACATCCTGACGCTGCCCTAG
- a CDS encoding YdeI/OmpD-associated family protein, which translates to MWFAAGVTQHLETVAFESAEAFEAWLGEHHAVSPGIWLKLRKKGPGTVALNYAQALDVALCYGWIDGQKAKLDDQWWLQRFTPRTPRSKWSKINRAKAVTLAEQGRMRPPGQSEIDRAKSDGRWEAAYDSARTATVPADLAAALTAAPAAAESFEQLDRQNRYAILYRIQEAKRSETRARRIEKYVSMLARGEKPHP; encoded by the coding sequence ATGTGGTTCGCTGCGGGGGTGACCCAGCACCTGGAGACCGTCGCGTTCGAATCCGCCGAGGCGTTCGAGGCATGGCTCGGCGAGCACCACGCCGTCTCGCCCGGCATCTGGCTCAAGCTGCGCAAGAAGGGCCCCGGAACCGTCGCGCTGAACTACGCCCAGGCGCTCGACGTGGCCCTCTGCTACGGCTGGATCGACGGCCAGAAGGCCAAGCTCGACGACCAGTGGTGGCTCCAGCGATTCACCCCGCGCACCCCGCGCAGCAAGTGGTCCAAGATCAACCGCGCCAAGGCCGTCACCCTGGCCGAACAGGGCCGCATGCGCCCCCCGGGCCAGTCCGAGATCGACCGCGCGAAGTCGGACGGCCGCTGGGAGGCGGCCTACGACAGCGCGAGGACCGCCACGGTCCCGGCCGACCTCGCCGCAGCCCTGACCGCCGCCCCGGCCGCGGCGGAGTCCTTCGAGCAACTGGACCGCCAGAACCGCTACGCGATCCTCTACCGCATCCAGGAAGCCAAGAGGTCCGAGACGCGGGCCCGCCGGATCGAGAAGTACGTGTCGATGCTGGCGAGGGGCGAGAAGCCGCATCCGTAG
- a CDS encoding BTAD domain-containing putative transcriptional regulator has product MDPVRYRLLGTTQALRPDGTPVPVGGARLRALLTVLALRAGRTVPAGVLVDEVWGADPPADAPGALQALVGRLRRALGSDAIASVDGGYRLTAAPDDVDLARFDRLTGDGRRALDDADPAKAAVLLDDALALWRGPVLADLPDRTADAARWQTRRLDALRARHTAALALRHAESSLPELAALCDEHPLDEPLQALRLRALRDTGRTAQALAAYEEVRRLLADRLGSDPGAELRALHAELLADTGPEPVAPTPAAAAGPRPAPGNLPARLTSFVGRESDIDAIGADLAGSRLVTLLGPGGAGKTRLSMEAAEAVRDSVPDGAWLAELAPVDDPDAVPQAVLTAIGARETVLHGAGVESVRAASDRWGDPVERLVEHCGRRRMLIILDNCEHVVDAAARLAERLLADCPYLTVLATSREPLGVPGELLRPVEPLPEPVALRLLGHRGAAARPGFTVADDPEACAEICHRLDGLPLAIELAAARLRMLTPRQIADRLDNRFRLLTSGSRTVLPRQQTLRAVVDWSWDLLDAAEREVLGKLSVFAGGCDLAAAEAVCGPVALDALGSLVDKSLVVAAPSAGSGMRYRLLETVAEYAAERLDESGERAAAERAHLTYYRELARTTDPLLRGHHQREAIERIQVEYENLRTALRHAVALRDEQEGLCMVLSLLWYWQMRDQRLEVRAWCEEVMALGPDPFEEPAAHAEPVWTRSTENPPPLAGEDLAEARRGLHLAHLACMDTDMEAWQSPAARDKLTVVTEVYRPGLPQTCRSPGMLWWFAEMLVNGVGRLPEITDATVRTCRETPGYEWELAGALQTRANLLANRATWAGDATRDADEALEIYRRLGDDWGLAEALSARGEAHERQGRYREAAADYEGAMAHAEHLGARAQMAVLGARLGNVLLEAGDEERGERLLREVVHELDGRHSEAMPVARLHLASWLLVTGRTAEARVQLTLLREEFVLARFIVFDAMILAQEAWLDAEEGHSERALEGVRRALELAGDPLCEVVVPQMPSVCLTVAALALALVPDRSRVLDAVRCLGASSALLPEGHLRPKVEQRAYDRTEARVREVLGETAFAAAYAEGGGLSLVEATALV; this is encoded by the coding sequence ATGGACCCCGTGCGCTATCGGCTTCTCGGCACCACCCAGGCTCTCCGTCCGGACGGCACCCCCGTCCCCGTCGGCGGCGCGCGGCTGCGCGCCCTGCTGACGGTGCTCGCGCTGCGCGCCGGTCGGACCGTACCGGCCGGGGTGCTGGTCGACGAGGTCTGGGGGGCCGACCCGCCCGCCGACGCGCCCGGCGCCCTCCAGGCGCTGGTCGGGCGGCTGCGCCGAGCCCTCGGGTCCGACGCGATCGCCTCCGTCGACGGGGGGTACCGGCTCACCGCCGCCCCGGACGACGTGGACCTCGCCCGCTTCGACCGGCTCACCGGCGACGGCCGCCGCGCCCTCGACGACGCCGACCCGGCCAAGGCCGCCGTCCTGCTGGACGACGCCCTCGCCCTGTGGCGCGGGCCCGTCCTCGCCGACCTGCCCGACCGCACCGCCGACGCCGCCCGCTGGCAGACCCGCCGGCTGGACGCCCTGCGCGCCCGGCACACCGCCGCCCTCGCCCTCCGTCACGCCGAGTCGTCCCTGCCCGAGCTGGCCGCCCTGTGCGACGAGCATCCCCTGGACGAGCCCCTGCAGGCCCTGCGGCTGCGCGCCCTGCGCGACACCGGCCGCACCGCCCAGGCACTGGCCGCCTACGAGGAGGTACGGCGGCTCCTCGCCGACCGGCTGGGCTCCGACCCCGGCGCCGAGCTGCGCGCGCTGCACGCCGAGCTGCTGGCGGACACCGGGCCCGAGCCGGTGGCGCCCACCCCGGCCGCCGCTGCCGGGCCCCGGCCCGCGCCGGGCAACCTGCCCGCCCGGCTGACCTCGTTCGTCGGGCGGGAGTCCGACATCGATGCCATCGGCGCCGACCTCGCCGGCTCCCGCCTTGTCACGCTGCTCGGGCCGGGCGGCGCGGGCAAGACCCGGCTCTCCATGGAGGCCGCCGAGGCGGTCCGGGACTCCGTGCCCGACGGGGCCTGGCTCGCCGAACTCGCGCCCGTGGACGACCCCGACGCCGTACCGCAGGCCGTGCTCACCGCCATCGGCGCCCGCGAGACCGTGCTGCACGGCGCGGGCGTCGAGAGTGTGCGCGCCGCCTCCGACCGCTGGGGCGACCCGGTCGAGCGGCTGGTGGAGCACTGCGGACGGCGCCGGATGCTGATCATCCTGGACAACTGCGAGCACGTGGTGGACGCCGCCGCCCGGCTCGCCGAGCGCCTGCTGGCCGACTGCCCGTACCTCACCGTCCTCGCCACCAGCCGTGAACCCCTCGGCGTACCGGGGGAGTTGCTGCGGCCGGTGGAGCCGCTGCCCGAGCCGGTCGCGCTGCGGCTGCTCGGTCATCGCGGCGCGGCCGCCCGGCCCGGCTTCACGGTGGCCGACGACCCCGAGGCGTGCGCCGAGATCTGCCACCGCCTGGACGGCCTGCCGCTGGCCATCGAGCTGGCGGCCGCCCGGCTCCGTATGCTGACGCCTCGTCAGATCGCGGACCGGCTGGACAACCGGTTCCGGCTGCTCACCTCCGGCAGCCGCACCGTGCTGCCCCGCCAGCAGACCCTGCGCGCGGTGGTCGACTGGTCGTGGGACCTGCTCGACGCCGCCGAACGCGAGGTCCTGGGCAAGCTGTCGGTGTTCGCCGGCGGCTGCGACCTCGCCGCGGCCGAGGCCGTCTGCGGGCCCGTCGCGCTGGACGCGCTCGGCTCGCTGGTCGACAAGTCCCTGGTGGTGGCCGCTCCTTCGGCCGGCTCCGGGATGCGCTACCGGCTGCTGGAGACCGTCGCCGAGTACGCCGCCGAACGGCTGGACGAGAGCGGCGAGCGGGCCGCCGCCGAGCGCGCCCACCTCACCTACTACCGCGAACTCGCCCGCACCACGGACCCGTTGCTGCGCGGCCACCACCAGCGCGAGGCGATCGAGCGCATCCAGGTGGAGTACGAGAACCTGCGCACCGCCCTCAGGCACGCCGTCGCCCTGCGCGACGAGCAGGAGGGCCTGTGCATGGTGCTCTCCCTGCTCTGGTACTGGCAGATGCGCGACCAGCGCCTGGAGGTCCGGGCCTGGTGCGAGGAGGTCATGGCGCTCGGCCCCGACCCGTTCGAGGAGCCGGCCGCGCACGCCGAGCCGGTGTGGACGCGCAGCACCGAGAACCCGCCCCCGCTCGCCGGTGAGGACCTCGCCGAGGCCCGGCGCGGACTGCACCTGGCCCATCTGGCCTGCATGGACACCGACATGGAGGCATGGCAGAGCCCGGCGGCGCGGGACAAGCTGACCGTCGTCACCGAGGTCTACCGCCCCGGCCTGCCCCAGACCTGCCGCTCACCCGGCATGCTCTGGTGGTTCGCCGAGATGCTCGTCAACGGCGTGGGCCGGCTGCCCGAGATCACCGACGCCACCGTACGCACCTGCCGGGAGACCCCCGGCTACGAGTGGGAGCTGGCCGGCGCCCTCCAGACCCGCGCCAACCTGCTGGCCAACCGCGCCACCTGGGCGGGCGACGCCACCCGTGACGCGGACGAGGCGCTGGAGATCTACCGGCGCCTCGGCGACGACTGGGGCCTGGCCGAGGCGCTGTCCGCGCGCGGCGAGGCCCATGAGCGCCAAGGGCGGTACCGCGAGGCCGCCGCCGACTACGAGGGCGCCATGGCGCACGCCGAACACCTCGGCGCCCGCGCACAGATGGCCGTCCTCGGCGCCCGCCTCGGCAACGTCCTGCTGGAGGCGGGCGACGAGGAGCGCGGCGAACGGCTGCTGCGCGAGGTCGTGCACGAGCTGGACGGCAGACACAGCGAGGCCATGCCGGTCGCCCGGCTGCATCTGGCCTCCTGGCTCCTGGTCACCGGGCGCACCGCCGAAGCCCGGGTTCAACTCACCCTGTTGCGCGAGGAGTTCGTGCTTGCCCGGTTCATCGTCTTCGACGCCATGATCCTGGCCCAGGAAGCCTGGCTGGACGCCGAGGAAGGGCACTCCGAGCGTGCGCTGGAGGGTGTCCGCCGGGCGCTGGAGCTGGCCGGGGACCCGCTGTGCGAGGTGGTCGTCCCGCAGATGCCGAGCGTCTGCCTCACCGTCGCCGCGCTCGCCCTGGCGCTCGTCCCCGACCGTTCGCGCGTCCTGGACGCCGTCCGCTGCCTGGGCGCCTCCTCGGCCCTGCTGCCGGAGGGGCATCTGCGGCCGAAGGTGGAGCAGCGGGCGTACGACCGTACCGAGGCCCGGGTCCGTGAGGTGCTCGGCGAGACGGCGTTCGCCGCCGCGTACGCCGAAGGCGGTGGCCTCTCCCTCGTGGAGGCCACCGCCCTCGTGTGA
- a CDS encoding ABC transporter permease, translated as MSATTTVPPVPLADSRITLRGHLRHTGALVRRNLLWIKQDPESMFDALLMPVVFTLLFVFVFGGSIGQALGGGQEQYVQYVIPGMLAMMSMTMSQGVGTGFSQDFNSGVMDRFRSLPIGRGSVLFAKLAVELGRMLFATAVLMVVAVLVGFHITSWPGLFATVGLATLFASSIMWVFLTLGVVMKSAQSVQAMGFLVLFPLQFGSSIFAPTKSMPGWLQAFTDYNPLSTLADAARGLMVGGPVAHDLWVTVAWSVAITAVMAPVAIHKFRTKT; from the coding sequence ATGAGCGCCACCACGACCGTCCCGCCCGTACCGCTCGCGGACTCCCGCATCACCCTGCGCGGCCACCTGCGGCACACCGGCGCCCTCGTCCGCCGCAACCTGCTGTGGATCAAGCAGGACCCGGAGTCGATGTTCGACGCGCTGCTGATGCCCGTCGTCTTCACCCTGCTGTTCGTGTTCGTCTTCGGCGGCTCCATCGGCCAGGCCCTCGGCGGCGGCCAGGAGCAGTACGTGCAGTACGTCATCCCCGGCATGCTGGCGATGATGAGCATGACGATGTCGCAGGGCGTCGGCACCGGCTTCAGCCAGGACTTCAACAGCGGGGTCATGGACCGGTTCCGCTCGCTGCCGATCGGCCGGGGCTCGGTGCTGTTCGCCAAGCTCGCGGTGGAGCTGGGCCGCATGCTGTTCGCCACGGCCGTGCTGATGGTCGTCGCCGTGCTGGTCGGCTTCCACATCACGAGCTGGCCGGGGCTGTTCGCCACCGTCGGCCTGGCCACGCTGTTCGCGTCCTCGATCATGTGGGTCTTCCTCACCCTGGGCGTGGTGATGAAGAGCGCGCAGTCCGTTCAGGCGATGGGCTTCCTGGTGCTGTTCCCGCTCCAGTTCGGCTCGTCCATCTTCGCGCCGACCAAGTCGATGCCGGGCTGGCTCCAGGCGTTCACCGACTACAACCCGCTGTCCACGCTCGCCGACGCGGCGCGCGGTCTGATGGTCGGCGGCCCGGTCGCCCACGACCTGTGGGTCACGGTCGCCTGGTCGGTGGCGATCACCGCGGTGATGGCACCGGTCGCCATCCACAAGTTCCGTACCAAGACCTGA
- a CDS encoding GNAT family N-acetyltransferase yields MVTLETPRLILRRWREEDIAPMAAVHADPVVMRWIRDGGVRDEEQTRRGVRAWESEWESEGFGLFAVEIRSTGELAGFTGLSVPRFLPEVLPAVEVGWRLGRSHWGQGLATEAATAAVRFGFEERGLERIVSIAQVGNDASERVMTKLGMRPVRETVHPTCGRRVRVFELRSDRYVAPPVDGGRSR; encoded by the coding sequence ATGGTCACGCTTGAGACTCCCCGCCTGATCCTGCGTCGCTGGCGCGAGGAAGACATCGCGCCGATGGCTGCCGTCCACGCCGATCCCGTGGTCATGCGGTGGATCCGTGACGGCGGCGTCCGTGACGAGGAGCAGACCCGCCGTGGGGTCCGGGCCTGGGAGAGCGAGTGGGAGTCGGAGGGCTTCGGTCTGTTCGCCGTGGAGATCCGGTCCACCGGCGAGCTGGCCGGGTTCACCGGCCTCTCGGTGCCCCGCTTCCTGCCGGAGGTACTGCCGGCGGTCGAGGTCGGCTGGCGGCTGGGACGCTCCCACTGGGGGCAGGGGCTGGCCACCGAGGCCGCCACGGCCGCCGTACGGTTCGGGTTCGAGGAGCGGGGGCTGGAGCGGATCGTCAGCATCGCTCAGGTGGGCAACGACGCCTCCGAACGGGTCATGACCAAACTGGGGATGCGGCCGGTCCGTGAGACCGTCCATCCCACCTGCGGTCGGCGGGTGCGGGTGTTCGAGCTGCGGTCGGACCGGTACGTCGCGCCGCCCGTTGACGGCGGCCGTTCTAGGTGA
- a CDS encoding GNAT family N-acetyltransferase, with translation MDIRIAPAGVDDFHRVLADHPRYWGERDLRSLHLLALVQEFGHTCLVARAEDGIRGYVFGFVTPDGTGYVHLIATREDARGAGLGRRLYTAFAKAAERHGARRLKAITSVGNSGSIAFHRSLGFEAEVVDDYNGPGLAMAVFHRGLPLDVS, from the coding sequence ATGGACATACGCATCGCACCGGCCGGGGTGGACGACTTCCACCGGGTCCTGGCGGATCACCCCCGTTACTGGGGCGAGCGCGATCTCCGGTCGCTGCATCTTCTGGCGCTGGTGCAGGAGTTCGGTCACACCTGCCTGGTCGCCCGTGCCGAGGACGGAATCCGTGGGTACGTCTTCGGGTTCGTCACCCCGGACGGCACCGGGTACGTGCATCTGATCGCCACCCGGGAGGACGCCCGTGGCGCCGGTCTCGGGCGCCGTCTCTACACGGCGTTCGCGAAAGCGGCGGAACGCCATGGCGCACGGCGGTTGAAGGCGATCACATCGGTCGGGAACAGCGGCTCGATCGCCTTCCATCGCAGCCTCGGCTTCGAGGCGGAGGTCGTCGACGACTACAACGGCCCCGGCCTGGCCATGGCCGTCTTCCACCGGGGTCTGCCGCTCGACGTCTCGTGA